A region of Deinococcus rubellus DNA encodes the following proteins:
- the murJ gene encoding murein biosynthesis integral membrane protein MurJ, which yields MTTPETADTPASEATLPPAPVPRSATRNTLIVMAGTLGSRLSGVVRQQLINGFGNELLDAFTIASRVPNLFRELLAEGALVNSFIPVYKSLSPGEKSQLARAFSGALIGLNLILMVAGILAAPWIVSLLVATNANVDIGLAVYMTRLMMPFLTLISLASIAMGLLNADEHFRESSFAPIAFNAVSIVILLVATVLFPHSATWLALSWLLGGLAQLLVQLPALGKYGLLPTPQLMTHPALGRVLVQMAPFTLTTGARQILNIYVQRLLTNAAHFPPGTAFAYSNAETLFTMVNGLFVVSPALALFPRFSQLAADADWTAFKALTYSTLRTVTFLAAPASALLVALGGYAIGIFDLRGNMPLDRFTSGTLILTGWALALVPWAINTVLLRTFYARQRTREAVMVSAVGFLLEVLLYNLIVPRWGLIGFGISTTISGLGVGVSLIYLYGRQLSFSVPPLATYLARVVGLAVIAGIVAKLVSLPFPAPGPGQLLLSVLVLALAGGAGLLSYLGLAAALNVGQARGLISSVRRRMGR from the coding sequence ATGACGACGCCCGAAACCGCCGACACGCCCGCTTCCGAGGCCACCCTTCCGCCTGCCCCGGTGCCCCGCTCGGCCACCCGCAACACCCTGATCGTGATGGCTGGAACGCTCGGCTCGCGCTTATCGGGCGTGGTGAGACAGCAGCTCATCAACGGCTTCGGCAACGAACTGCTCGACGCCTTCACCATCGCCTCGAGGGTGCCCAACCTGTTTCGTGAACTGCTGGCCGAGGGCGCGCTGGTCAACTCTTTTATTCCGGTCTACAAATCGCTCTCTCCCGGCGAGAAAAGCCAGCTGGCCCGCGCCTTTTCCGGTGCCCTGATCGGCCTGAACCTGATCCTGATGGTGGCGGGCATCCTGGCCGCGCCCTGGATCGTCAGTTTGCTGGTCGCCACCAACGCCAACGTGGACATTGGGCTGGCCGTCTACATGACCCGGCTGATGATGCCCTTCCTGACCCTGATCAGCCTGGCCTCGATTGCCATGGGCCTGCTCAACGCCGACGAGCATTTCCGCGAGTCGAGCTTCGCGCCGATTGCCTTCAACGCCGTGTCAATCGTTATTTTGCTGGTTGCCACCGTCCTCTTTCCGCACTCGGCAACCTGGCTGGCGCTCAGCTGGCTCCTGGGCGGGCTGGCGCAACTGCTGGTGCAGCTCCCAGCGCTGGGCAAATACGGCCTACTGCCCACGCCGCAACTGATGACCCACCCGGCGCTGGGGCGGGTGCTGGTGCAGATGGCTCCCTTCACCCTGACCACTGGAGCACGCCAGATTCTCAACATCTATGTGCAGCGGCTGCTGACCAACGCGGCCCACTTTCCGCCGGGCACCGCCTTCGCCTACAGTAACGCCGAAACCCTGTTCACGATGGTCAACGGGCTGTTCGTGGTGAGTCCGGCGCTGGCCCTCTTCCCGCGCTTCTCGCAACTGGCCGCCGACGCCGACTGGACCGCCTTCAAGGCGCTGACCTACAGCACCCTGCGCACCGTGACCTTTCTGGCCGCCCCGGCAAGCGCGCTGCTGGTGGCGCTGGGCGGCTACGCCATCGGCATCTTCGACTTGCGCGGCAACATGCCGCTCGACCGCTTTACTTCCGGCACCCTGATCCTGACCGGCTGGGCGCTGGCGCTGGTGCCCTGGGCCATCAACACCGTGCTGCTGAGGACCTTCTATGCCCGGCAGCGCACCCGCGAGGCGGTGATGGTCAGCGCGGTGGGTTTCCTGCTGGAAGTGCTGCTCTACAACCTGATCGTGCCCCGGTGGGGCCTGATCGGCTTCGGCATCTCCACGACCATCTCGGGCCTGGGGGTAGGCGTCTCACTGATCTACCTCTACGGACGGCAACTCAGCTTCTCGGTGCCGCCGCTGGCGACGTATCTGGCCCGCGTGGTGGGACTGGCCGTCATCGCGGGGATCGTGGCCAAGCTGGTGTCGCTGCCGTTTCCCGCGCCCGGCCCCGGCCAACTGCTGCTGAGTGTGCTGGTGCTGGCACTCGCGGGCGGCGCAGGTCTGCTGAGCTACCTGGGGCTGGCAGCGGCACTCAACGTGGGCCAGGCCAGGGGGCTGATCAGCAGCGTCCGACGGCGAATGGGGCGCTGA
- the tsaD gene encoding tRNA (adenosine(37)-N6)-threonylcarbamoyltransferase complex transferase subunit TsaD codes for MKAEPPNEPLLILGIDTSCDDTGVGVVALQPGGQVEVRANRIWSQTVHAAYGGVMPELASREHVERIDAVMQDALEEAGIGVADLGAVAATSGPGLVGALLVGLMYGKGLAQGLGIPFYAAHHLEGHIFAAAGEAELQPPYLALVVSGGHTHLFDVVREGEYRLIGATRDDAAGEAFDKIARLSGLGYPGGPAIAEAARRGNPKGVTFKEPMTGQSGYDFSFSGLKTAALLAHRAGAGGEDLAASFQAVAVKHLLKVTLRAAHDLGRRTVVVSGGVAANQALREAFGASGLRAVFPGKGLNTDNGAMIALAGAAAIRAGREPGGLADGATAYAPLANV; via the coding sequence GTGAAAGCTGAGCCGCCGAACGAACCCCTGCTGATTCTGGGCATCGACACGTCCTGCGACGACACCGGCGTGGGCGTGGTGGCGCTGCAGCCCGGCGGGCAGGTGGAGGTGCGGGCCAACCGCATCTGGAGTCAGACGGTGCACGCGGCTTACGGCGGCGTGATGCCGGAACTCGCCAGCCGCGAACATGTGGAGCGCATCGACGCGGTGATGCAGGACGCACTGGAGGAAGCGGGCATCGGCGTGGCCGACCTCGGCGCGGTGGCGGCCACCTCCGGCCCCGGCCTGGTGGGGGCGCTGCTGGTGGGGTTGATGTACGGCAAGGGGCTGGCGCAGGGTCTGGGCATTCCGTTTTACGCCGCGCACCACCTGGAAGGCCACATCTTCGCAGCGGCAGGCGAAGCGGAATTGCAGCCGCCATATCTGGCGCTGGTGGTCTCCGGCGGTCATACCCATCTGTTCGACGTGGTGCGGGAAGGCGAGTACCGACTGATCGGCGCGACCCGTGACGATGCGGCGGGCGAGGCCTTCGACAAGATCGCCCGGCTCTCGGGTCTGGGCTATCCGGGCGGCCCGGCCATCGCGGAGGCGGCCAGGCGTGGCAATCCCAAGGGCGTCACGTTTAAGGAACCGATGACCGGCCAGAGCGGCTACGACTTCAGCTTCAGCGGCCTCAAGACGGCGGCCCTGCTGGCGCACCGCGCTGGAGCGGGCGGGGAAGACCTGGCGGCCAGCTTTCAGGCGGTGGCGGTCAAGCACCTGCTGAAAGTCACCTTGCGGGCGGCACACGATCTGGGCCGCCGGACGGTGGTGGTGTCGGGGGGGGTGGCGGCCAATCAGGCGTTGCGGGAAGCGTTCGGTGCGTCGGGCCTGCGGGCCGTTTTCCCTGGCAAGGGTCTCAACACCGACAACGGCGCGATGATCGCCCTGGCGGGGGCGGCGGCGATCCGGGCAGGCCGCGAGCCGGGCGGGCTGGCCGACGGGGCGACGGCGTATGCGCCGCTGGCAAACGTCTAA
- a CDS encoding serine/threonine-protein kinase, translating into MPLTGGRTLSGRYLLHEPIGEGGSAQVFRATDLHLGRDVALKVLHEQVHFLDRERFLREVRILARLSHPGVVAIHDLGQDDGRDFFTMPLLTGGPISSLGPLEDAPQSLERFLDAAAFVSSALGHIHQEGLVHRDLTPGNVLLGEDGLPRIMDFGLVSMSEHTRHLTRSGVTLGTPQYMAPEQARGSGVGPSSDLYALGAVLYRVACGSPPFVGDNDQSVLFQHVYEQVPDPRVLNPAIPDHMAEILLHLLAKKPENRPPSAQALADLWVQARADARAGAAAQYRGGRTRSGAQASGPAWPAELRARWKVALPGEVTWPSAVVAHQGLLAVGTRSGHLALVSSSGDLHASLPAGDEVTAPATLLGDSVIYGAWDGALRRSSVDGVAQWTHQTRAELTGAPTLWGERVLVTSRDGHLHAVNASSGELAWAYRTDGPIAASPLIWGGAALIADENGWLHALDAVSGTQLWKVEVGVTHATPALMPLGNGHRQRGEAALIIATWKGEVHALHLQIKGGRASLAPEAVLWSYDLEDEVWAAPAVQGETVVVAGWGGQVRALSLESGDDVWAHRLEGRVTASPVISGAHVYLASEVGELCALNLHTGRVVWQQRESGGVQATPLADGGSLYVAFMDGTLRAYR; encoded by the coding sequence ATGCCGCTGACCGGAGGCCGGACCCTGAGCGGGCGCTACCTGCTACATGAACCTATTGGCGAGGGCGGCAGCGCGCAGGTGTTCCGGGCCACCGATTTGCACCTGGGGCGCGACGTGGCCCTCAAGGTGCTGCACGAGCAGGTGCATTTCCTTGACCGCGAACGCTTTTTGCGGGAAGTCAGGATTCTGGCGCGGCTCTCGCACCCTGGCGTGGTGGCCATTCACGATCTGGGCCAGGACGACGGGCGCGATTTTTTCACCATGCCGCTGCTGACCGGCGGGCCAATCAGCTCTTTAGGGCCGCTGGAAGACGCGCCGCAGAGCCTGGAGCGATTCCTCGACGCCGCTGCCTTCGTGTCCAGCGCGCTGGGTCACATCCATCAGGAAGGGCTGGTCCACCGCGACCTGACGCCCGGCAACGTGCTGCTGGGCGAGGACGGGTTGCCGCGCATCATGGATTTCGGGCTGGTCTCGATGAGTGAGCACACCCGCCACCTGACCCGCAGCGGCGTCACGCTGGGCACGCCGCAGTACATGGCCCCCGAACAAGCGCGCGGCAGCGGCGTGGGACCGAGCAGCGACCTCTATGCACTGGGCGCAGTGCTCTACCGGGTGGCCTGCGGCTCGCCGCCGTTTGTCGGCGACAACGACCAGAGCGTTTTGTTTCAGCATGTCTATGAGCAGGTGCCTGACCCGCGCGTCCTCAACCCGGCCATTCCCGACCACATGGCCGAGATCTTGCTGCACCTGCTGGCCAAGAAACCCGAGAACCGCCCGCCCAGCGCGCAGGCGTTGGCCGATTTGTGGGTGCAGGCCAGGGCCGACGCCCGCGCCGGAGCCGCCGCCCAGTACCGGGGCGGACGCACCCGCAGCGGCGCGCAGGCCAGTGGTCCGGCCTGGCCCGCCGAACTGCGCGCCCGCTGGAAGGTGGCGCTGCCCGGCGAGGTCACCTGGCCCTCGGCAGTGGTGGCGCACCAGGGTCTGCTGGCCGTCGGCACCCGCAGCGGCCACCTGGCGCTGGTGAGCAGCAGCGGCGACCTGCACGCCAGCCTTCCAGCGGGCGACGAGGTGACGGCCCCGGCGACCCTGCTGGGCGACAGTGTCATCTACGGCGCGTGGGACGGCGCACTGCGGCGCTCCAGCGTGGACGGCGTGGCCCAGTGGACCCACCAGACCCGCGCCGAGCTGACCGGCGCACCGACCCTGTGGGGAGAGCGGGTGCTGGTCACCTCGCGTGACGGCCACCTGCACGCCGTCAACGCCAGCAGCGGCGAACTGGCCTGGGCCTACCGCACCGACGGGCCGATTGCCGCCTCGCCGCTAATCTGGGGCGGGGCCGCCCTGATCGCCGACGAGAACGGCTGGTTGCACGCCCTGGACGCCGTGAGCGGCACCCAGCTCTGGAAAGTGGAAGTGGGCGTCACCCACGCTACCCCCGCACTGATGCCGCTGGGCAACGGACACAGGCAGCGCGGCGAGGCGGCCCTGATCATCGCCACCTGGAAAGGCGAGGTCCACGCCCTGCATCTGCAAATCAAGGGCGGGCGGGCCAGCCTCGCGCCGGAAGCGGTGCTGTGGAGTTACGACCTCGAAGACGAGGTGTGGGCCGCTCCAGCCGTGCAGGGCGAGACAGTCGTGGTGGCGGGCTGGGGTGGGCAGGTGCGGGCGCTGAGCCTGGAAAGCGGCGACGATGTGTGGGCGCACCGGCTGGAAGGCCGGGTCACAGCCAGCCCGGTCATCAGCGGCGCGCATGTTTATCTGGCGTCCGAGGTGGGCGAACTGTGCGCGCTGAATCTGCACACGGGCCGGGTCGTCTGGCAGCAGCGCGAGAGCGGCGGCGTGCAGGCCACCCCACTGGCCGACGGTGGCAGCCTTTACGTCGCCTTCATGGACGGCACTTTGCGGGCCTACCGCTGA
- the secA gene encoding preprotein translocase subunit SecA, giving the protein MFRVLNKMFDNNQRDVARLIKTVVQPVNALEEETQKIENLAEAFMALRTRVIEGGESLDDVMVPAFALIREASRRAIGKRHYDVQLIGGAALHQGRIAEMRTGEGKTLVATLALAFNALEGKGAHLVTVNDYLVRVGAEEMALLYRALGLTVGVIQRDMTPTQRQAAYGCDITYVTNSELGFDYLRDNMSQAREQLVLRAATPLHYAIVDEVDSILVDEARTPLIISGAAEKATDQYYVMAKLVKRLVKGEPADPGKRTEPTGDYTVDEKSKGVHLTEGGISKLERLLSIDDLYSPEQMEKAHMITQALRAKDMYQKDTDYIVNAEGEVVIIDEFTGRSMAGRRYGEGLHQAIEAKENVKIENENQTLATITYQNFFRLYKKFAGMTGTAKTEEKEFLDIYGSDVLVVPTNRPVIRTDADDLIYRTRHGKFVNVVNEVKELYQTERPILIGTVSIETSELLSEMLKEAGIPHNVLNAKYEAQEASIVAQAGRSKQVTIATNMAGRGTDIKLGGNAEFLLGEALEQNFGVSRFSPEAENFMTAIVRKDPQVLELGRAIPGVTDDFVQQAQQLQDDIEADHIKVQQLGGLHIIGTERHESRRIDNQLRGRAGRQGDPGSSRFFVSFEDELMRLFANDRVVGMMDRLGMDDTQPIEARMVTGAIEKAQARVEDRNFSTRKQLLEFDNVMSKQRETVYSQRREVLLGPDEEVEESIEGMIADFVEMQLAEFAPLESDHDDWDMEGLQAALLDAVPQLEGFDFASMQQRPPEEAHRALLEATADAFDARKAEMGAATLNQLSRYVLLQVVDQHWKEHLHGMDVLRQGIGLRGYGQRDPFTEYKFEATNMFNEMVDTLKAEVSKFIFRMQAG; this is encoded by the coding sequence ATGTTTCGTGTCCTCAACAAAATGTTCGATAACAACCAGCGCGATGTCGCGCGGCTCATCAAGACGGTGGTGCAGCCGGTCAATGCGCTGGAGGAAGAAACCCAGAAAATTGAGAACCTGGCCGAAGCCTTCATGGCCCTCAGAACGCGGGTCATCGAGGGCGGCGAGAGCCTCGACGACGTGATGGTGCCCGCCTTCGCTCTGATACGCGAGGCCAGCCGCCGCGCCATCGGCAAGCGCCACTACGATGTGCAGCTCATCGGCGGCGCGGCGCTGCACCAGGGCCGGATTGCCGAGATGCGCACCGGCGAGGGCAAGACCCTGGTGGCGACCCTGGCACTGGCCTTCAATGCGCTCGAGGGCAAGGGCGCGCACCTGGTCACCGTCAACGATTACCTGGTGCGGGTGGGGGCCGAGGAAATGGCCCTGCTTTACCGGGCGCTGGGCCTCACCGTGGGCGTCATTCAGCGCGATATGACCCCCACGCAGCGTCAGGCCGCCTACGGCTGCGATATCACCTACGTCACCAACTCCGAACTGGGCTTCGATTATCTGCGCGACAACATGTCGCAGGCCAGGGAGCAGCTGGTGCTGCGGGCCGCTACGCCGCTGCACTACGCCATCGTGGACGAGGTCGACAGCATTCTGGTGGACGAGGCGCGCACCCCGCTGATCATCTCGGGGGCCGCCGAGAAGGCCACCGATCAGTACTACGTGATGGCCAAACTGGTCAAGCGCCTGGTCAAGGGTGAGCCCGCCGACCCCGGCAAGCGCACCGAGCCGACCGGCGACTACACCGTGGACGAGAAGAGCAAGGGCGTGCACCTGACCGAGGGCGGCATTTCCAAGCTGGAGCGGCTTCTGTCCATTGACGACCTCTACAGCCCCGAGCAGATGGAAAAGGCCCACATGATCACCCAGGCGCTGCGGGCCAAGGACATGTACCAGAAAGACACCGACTACATCGTCAACGCCGAGGGTGAGGTGGTCATCATCGACGAGTTCACCGGGCGCAGCATGGCGGGCCGCCGCTACGGCGAGGGGCTGCATCAGGCGATTGAGGCCAAGGAAAACGTCAAGATCGAAAACGAGAATCAGACGCTGGCGACCATCACCTATCAGAACTTCTTCCGCTTATATAAGAAGTTCGCGGGCATGACCGGCACGGCCAAGACCGAGGAGAAGGAATTCCTCGACATCTACGGCTCCGACGTGCTGGTGGTGCCGACCAACCGGCCCGTCATCCGCACCGACGCCGACGACCTGATCTACCGCACCCGCCACGGCAAATTCGTGAACGTGGTCAACGAGGTCAAGGAGCTCTACCAGACTGAGCGCCCAATTCTGATCGGCACAGTGAGCATCGAAACGTCTGAACTGCTCTCGGAGATGCTCAAGGAAGCCGGGATTCCGCACAACGTCCTCAACGCCAAGTACGAGGCGCAGGAAGCCAGCATCGTGGCGCAGGCCGGGCGCAGCAAGCAGGTCACGATTGCCACCAACATGGCCGGGCGCGGCACCGACATCAAGCTGGGCGGCAACGCTGAATTTCTGCTGGGCGAGGCGCTGGAGCAGAATTTCGGCGTCAGCCGGTTCTCGCCGGAAGCCGAGAACTTCATGACGGCGATTGTTCGCAAAGACCCGCAGGTGCTGGAACTCGGCCGGGCGATTCCCGGCGTGACCGACGATTTCGTGCAGCAGGCCCAGCAACTTCAGGACGATATCGAGGCCGACCACATCAAGGTGCAGCAGCTCGGCGGCCTGCACATCATCGGCACCGAGCGCCACGAGTCGCGCCGCATCGACAACCAGTTGCGTGGACGTGCCGGGCGGCAGGGCGATCCCGGTTCCAGCCGGTTTTTCGTGTCATTTGAAGATGAACTGATGCGGCTGTTCGCCAATGACCGGGTGGTCGGCATGATGGACCGCCTCGGCATGGACGACACCCAGCCGATTGAGGCGCGGATGGTCACCGGGGCCATCGAGAAAGCCCAGGCCCGCGTCGAGGACCGCAACTTCTCGACCCGCAAGCAACTGCTGGAATTCGACAACGTGATGAGTAAGCAGCGCGAGACCGTCTACTCGCAGCGCCGCGAAGTGCTGCTGGGGCCGGACGAGGAAGTGGAAGAAAGCATCGAGGGTATGATCGCCGATTTCGTGGAAATGCAGCTGGCCGAGTTCGCGCCGCTGGAATCCGACCACGACGACTGGGACATGGAGGGCCTGCAAGCCGCCCTGCTCGACGCCGTGCCGCAGCTGGAGGGCTTTGACTTTGCCAGCATGCAGCAGCGCCCGCCCGAGGAAGCCCACCGCGCCCTGCTGGAAGCCACCGCCGACGCCTTTGACGCCCGCAAGGCCGAGATGGGCGCAGCGACCCTCAACCAGCTCTCGCGCTACGTGCTGCTGCAAGTGGTCGATCAGCACTGGAAGGAGCACCTGCACGGCATGGACGTGCTGAGGCAGGGCATCGGCCTGCGCGGCTACGGCCAGCGCGATCCGTTCACCGAGTACAAGTTTGAGGCCACCAACATGTTCAACGAGATGGTGGATACCCTCAAGGCCGAGGTCAGCAAGTTCATCTTCCGGATGCAGGCGGGCTGA
- a CDS encoding vWA domain-containing protein, with product MRSRFLVSLALTTLTLGLGLAQAQVATSVQLILDASGSMFSRLPDGQSRINVAKDVLQSFIAGLPDDPGLNVGLRIYGAQVASGAAACTDSVLVLPMQGVNRAALQAQVAQTRPRGATPIAYSLQQAALDFPNDASKKLIVLVTDGQESCGGKLGSVLDAFKQRGIEVDLRIIGIDLSDTARKSFAGIGTFENVQSGAQLASALGRATQQVVKPVSALLPVTVKLTSGGAPLTLGAKVSFQAVLGGPATALTASGGSYGGSLMPGLYSAQVESAESGTQQFGGLSVAVGSPNAFTFEVGKVGAVKLDVSPIPPVAGGKVTINFSAAPAGARNWVTIAQKTDPDSAYLDYQYVTGASGSLQLTVPDEQIEYEARYLLANPDGSTRVVGRSAPFTPQRTATSLDGPASAVGGSQIQVKWTGPNNDRDYVTVVPKGAAEGTYTSYFYTKEANPGKLDVPLTPGDYELRYSSDNSPRTFASRALQVTAASYALEVPQTAPAGSQIQVKWTGPNNAGNYVTIVPKGTPVGVYTQYFYTRDGNPHALLTPSAAGEYEVRYSTEGVSPNPTLASVPITLTASAYNLDAPATAPAGSKLSIKWTGPNNPGNYVTIVKKGDPVGTYTQYFYTKGGNPGSLQTPPAPGEYELRYSTEGTSPNPTLFTRPITLTASSYKLEAPASGPHGGSVQIKWTGPNNPGDYVTIVKKGDPVGTYTQYFYTQSGNPGSLSLPDQPGQYELRYSSEQTSPNPTLYSLPFTVK from the coding sequence ATGCGCTCACGCTTCCTCGTTTCGCTGGCCCTCACGACGCTGACGCTGGGCCTCGGCCTGGCGCAGGCGCAGGTCGCCACCTCGGTTCAGCTCATCCTGGACGCCTCAGGCAGCATGTTCAGCCGCCTGCCGGACGGCCAGAGCCGTATCAACGTCGCCAAGGACGTGTTGCAGAGCTTCATTGCCGGGTTGCCGGACGACCCCGGTCTGAATGTGGGCCTGAGAATCTACGGCGCGCAGGTGGCCTCCGGTGCGGCGGCCTGCACCGACTCGGTCCTGGTGCTGCCGATGCAGGGCGTCAACCGGGCGGCCCTGCAAGCCCAGGTCGCCCAGACCCGGCCCAGGGGAGCCACCCCGATTGCCTACTCGCTTCAGCAGGCGGCGCTCGACTTTCCCAACGACGCCAGCAAGAAACTGATCGTGCTGGTCACCGACGGCCAGGAATCCTGTGGCGGCAAACTCGGCAGCGTGCTGGACGCCTTCAAGCAGCGCGGCATCGAGGTTGATCTGCGGATCATCGGCATCGACCTCAGCGACACGGCCAGGAAGAGTTTTGCGGGTATCGGCACCTTCGAGAACGTGCAGTCGGGCGCGCAACTCGCCTCGGCACTGGGCCGCGCCACCCAGCAGGTCGTCAAGCCGGTGTCGGCGCTGCTGCCGGTGACGGTTAAGCTGACCTCCGGCGGCGCTCCGCTCACGCTGGGGGCCAAAGTCAGCTTCCAGGCAGTATTGGGCGGCCCGGCCACGGCGCTCACGGCCAGCGGCGGCAGCTACGGCGGGTCGCTGATGCCGGGCCTCTACTCGGCGCAGGTGGAAAGCGCCGAATCGGGCACGCAGCAGTTCGGCGGCCTGAGCGTGGCCGTCGGTTCACCCAACGCCTTTACCTTCGAAGTCGGCAAGGTGGGGGCCGTCAAACTCGACGTGTCGCCCATCCCCCCAGTGGCGGGCGGCAAGGTGACCATCAATTTCTCGGCGGCCCCGGCGGGCGCGCGCAACTGGGTCACCATTGCCCAGAAGACCGACCCCGACAGCGCCTACCTCGATTACCAGTATGTGACGGGCGCGTCGGGCAGCCTGCAACTCACGGTGCCGGATGAGCAAATCGAGTACGAGGCCCGCTACCTGCTCGCCAACCCCGACGGCAGCACGCGGGTGGTGGGCCGCAGCGCACCGTTCACGCCCCAGCGGACGGCAACCAGCCTGGACGGCCCGGCCAGCGCGGTCGGCGGCAGCCAGATTCAGGTGAAGTGGACCGGTCCCAACAATGACCGCGACTACGTGACCGTTGTGCCCAAAGGGGCTGCCGAGGGCACTTACACCTCGTACTTCTACACCAAAGAGGCCAACCCTGGCAAGCTGGATGTGCCGCTCACGCCGGGCGACTACGAACTCAGATACTCCAGCGACAATTCTCCGCGTACCTTTGCCAGCCGCGCCCTTCAGGTGACGGCGGCCAGCTACGCCCTCGAAGTGCCGCAGACGGCCCCGGCGGGCAGCCAGATTCAGGTGAAGTGGACCGGCCCCAACAATGCGGGCAACTACGTGACCATCGTGCCTAAGGGAACGCCCGTCGGTGTCTACACCCAGTATTTCTACACCCGTGACGGCAACCCCCACGCGCTCCTGACGCCCTCGGCGGCGGGCGAGTATGAGGTGCGCTACTCCACCGAGGGGGTCAGCCCCAACCCCACGCTCGCCAGCGTGCCGATCACCCTGACGGCCAGCGCCTACAATCTCGATGCGCCCGCCACCGCTCCGGCAGGCAGCAAGCTCAGCATCAAGTGGACCGGGCCGAACAACCCCGGCAACTACGTGACCATCGTCAAGAAAGGCGATCCGGTGGGCACCTACACCCAGTACTTCTATACCAAGGGCGGCAACCCCGGCAGCCTCCAGACGCCGCCCGCGCCCGGCGAGTACGAACTGCGCTACTCCACCGAGGGCACCTCGCCCAACCCGACCCTGTTTACCCGGCCCATCACCCTGACCGCCAGCAGCTACAAGCTCGAAGCCCCCGCCAGCGGCCCGCACGGCGGCAGTGTGCAGATCAAGTGGACCGGGCCGAACAACCCTGGCGACTACGTGACCATCGTCAAGAAAGGCGATCCGGTGGGCACCTACACCCAGTACTTCTACACCCAGAGCGGCAACCCCGGCAGCCTGAGCCTGCCTGATCAGCCAGGCCAGTACGAGCTACGCTACTCCAGCGAGCAGACCAGCCCCAACCCGACGCTCTATAGCCTGCCCTTCACAGTGAAGTAA
- the tatA gene encoding twin-arginine translocase TatA/TatE family subunit gives MPNLGMPEILLILVAALLIFGPKKLPDLGRSLGNGIREFRKGTQGLKDELEGSFKEESAPVVAAANAQTILAPAAPAAVVNAVAPVTDPVAAAPVNLHKEGEAHQA, from the coding sequence ATGCCCAACCTAGGAATGCCCGAAATTCTCCTGATTCTGGTGGCCGCCCTGCTGATCTTCGGCCCCAAGAAGCTTCCCGACCTGGGCCGCAGCCTCGGCAACGGCATTCGCGAGTTCCGCAAGGGCACCCAGGGCCTCAAGGACGAGCTGGAAGGGAGCTTCAAGGAGGAGAGTGCCCCGGTGGTCGCCGCCGCCAACGCCCAGACCATCCTGGCTCCTGCCGCACCCGCCGCCGTCGTGAACGCGGTTGCGCCAGTGACTGATCCTGTTGCGGCCGCTCCCGTCAACCTGCACAAGGAAGGCGAGGCGCACCAGGCCTGA
- a CDS encoding transcriptional regulator, giving the protein MPKKERKRLQVVISEEQDALLTRTAYELSSPERLISKSEVVRLAIEKIAKELGDGEQFDEYRALLEADNLRDD; this is encoded by the coding sequence ATGCCCAAGAAGGAACGCAAGCGGCTACAAGTGGTGATCAGCGAGGAGCAGGACGCGCTGCTGACCAGAACCGCCTATGAACTCTCCAGCCCCGAGCGCCTCATCTCGAAAAGTGAGGTGGTCCGGTTGGCCATCGAGAAGATTGCCAAGGAACTCGGCGACGGCGAGCAGTTCGACGAGTACCGCGCCCTGCTGGAAGCCGACAACCTGCGAGACGACTGA